The genomic window GAAGGTGGGCACGGTGATGTTCCCGCCGTCGATGAGGGCGGGGGCGCCGCTGATGCCGATGAGGCCGCCCCAGGTGCGCCGCCCGATGAGGGGGCCCAGGCCCGCCTGGCGGAAGTAGAAGGGGAAGCAGTCGCCGCCCGATCCGCTCCAGCCGTTGATGAGCATGGCCATGGGGCCGTTGTGGGCGGTGACGGGCCACTGCCAGTCCTTGCCGTCCCGGACGCCCCAGTAGTTGAGGACCTTCCGTCCCAGCAGCTCGGTGAAGCGGTCGGGGATCTGGCCTCCGCTGTTGAAGCGCTCGTCGATGACGAGGCCTTCCTTGTCCCACTGGCCCTGGAACTGGCGCACCAGGTCGGTCTGGCCGCCGATGCCGGTGTCGGGGACGTAGATGTAGCCGATGCGGCCCCCCGAGGCCTTGTCGACGTAGGCGCGCATGGCCTCCACCCAGGCCTGGTAGCGCAGCGGGCCTTCGTTGCCGATGGTGTCGACCAGGATGTCCCGGGCGCCTTCCCTGCCGGGCTTGTCGTTCACGGTCAGGAGCACGGTCTTGCCCGCCAGGCCCTGGAAGGCGGCCCAGGGGTCCGATTTCGTGTCCAGGGCCACGTGGTCCACCGCCAGGAGGTAGTCGCCTTCCTTGACGTTGAGGCCGGGCTGGGCCAGCGGCGCCTTGGCGGCGGCGTCCCAGGAGGCGCCGCGCAGGATCTTCTTGATGCGGAACTGGCCGTTCTCCAGGGCGAAGTCCGCCCCCAGGAGGCCGACGGCGCGCCTCTGCGGCGTCTCCACGTCCCCGCCGCCGCGGTAGGCGTGGGAGGCGTTCAGTTCGGAGATGAGCTCGCCGATGACGAAGTTCACGTCCTCGCGGGTGGCGCATTCGTCCAGGAGCTTGCCGTAGCGGGCCTTCATGACCTTCCAGTCCACCCCGTGCATGGCCGGATCGTAGAACAGGTCCCGCTCCAGGCGCCAGGTGTCGTTGAAGATCTGCCGCCACTCCGCGGCGGGGTCGACCTCCATGGGAAGGTCGGCGGTGGGCATCTTCTTGTCCAGCTTCTGGTCGGCCTTGATGTCCAGGAAGGCATAGGTGTCCTTGCGCTTCACCAGGACCTTGCCGCCTTCGGCGGCCACGGCCGCGCCGTCCACGTCGGCCAGGATCGTCTTCTCCTCCCGCTCCTCCAGGTCGTAGAAGTGGAGGTTGCCCTTGGATTCCCCGTCGGGGTTCTGCTGGGGGATGCGCCGGTAGACCAGCTTGCCCTTCACGGCGGCCAGGTCGGCGATGTTCCCGGCGGGCGGGGGCAGCAGGACCATGCGGCCCTCGAGGCCGTCCAGGTCGATGTCCACGGGCTTGGGGGCGGGCTTGTCGGCCTTCTTCTCGGCTTTCTTCTCGTCCTTCTTGTCGTCCTTCTTCTCATCCTTCTTGTCGGCGTCGGCGTCGTTGCGCGCCGCCACCGGCGAGGCCACGTCCTTGCGGAGGGGGATGGCCGCCAGGCGCGTGGTGTTGGCGTAGACCCAGGTGGGGTCCAGGTCGCTGTAGGTGGGGCTGAAATTCTGGCCCGTGGTGAGGAACAGGTACTTCCCTTCCGGGTCGAAGGCCACGTCGCCGGCGCTGTAGTAGGGGGAGGTCGCCTGGGTGACCTTGCCGTCCCGGGTGTCGTAGAGCTTGACCACGCCGTTGCGCCGGGGGGAGTCGATGACGTACCCGAACCAGCGGCTGTCGGAGGACCAGCTGCCCCGGAACTGCTCCATGCCGCCATCCATCATGAAGAAGCCCTTGTCGATGGCCGTGACCTTGCCCGTCTCAAGCTCGCAGACGTGGATGCGCATGGCCTGGTCGCCGAAGACCACCCGCTTGCCGTCGGGGGACCACTGGATGTTGTAGCGGAATCCGGGCCCCAGGTGGGTCACCTGGCGCTCCTCCCCGGAGCCGTCCGCGGCCTTCAGGCAGAGTTCGTACTCGCCGCTGCGGTCGCTGAAATAGGCGACCTGCCTGCCGTCGGGGGAAAGGGAGGGGAAGCGCTCGGCGACGCCGGGCGTGTGGGTGAGGTTCATCACGTAGCCCCGCTCCGCGGGCACCGAGAACACCTCGCCCCGGGCCTCGAACACGGCGCGTTTGCCCTGGGGGGAGGGCGAGGCGTTGCGGATGAGCTTGGAAGCGTTGTCCGTGCGCGGCTTGAGGGCGGCGCGATCGGTCACCGCCTCCACCTTCACCTCGGAGATGCTTTCCGTGGCCAGGTCGATGCGGTGGAGCCGGCCCCCGGCCTCCAGGACGATGTCGCTCGGGCCGATGGCCGGGAAGTGGGCGTCGAACTCCTTGAAGAAGGTGATCTGCTTGAAGGCCTTGGTCTTCATGTTGTAGGACCAGACGTTGCCGCGCTTGACCGCGTCGCGGTCCGACAGGAAATAGAGGGTGTCGCCGTGCCACATGGGCATGGAGTCGTTGGACCCGCCTTCGCTGGGGAGGCGCAGGGACGTCTTCTTCTCCAGGTCGTAGAACCAGATCTCCGAGGCCATGCCGCCCCGGTACCGCTTCCAGGTGCGGAAATCGGTGGAGATGGGCATGTAGGCCAGGGTCTTCCCGTCGGGGGAGAGCGCGCCGAACTCCCCGTAGGGCACGGGCAGCGCCTGGGGGAGGCCGCCTGCCTTGGGCACGGTGAAGAGCTTGCTGAACCGGTCCCGGCCCGATTCCATGCCCGAGGCGAAGAGGATGGACTTCCCGTCGGGGGTCCAGCCCACGACCCGGTCCGGGGCGGGGTTGTGGGTGACGCGCACCGGCACGCCCCCGCCCACGGGCATGACGTAGACATCCATGTTCCCGTCATAATTTGCGGAGAAGGCGATCTCCTTGCCGTCGGGCGAGAACCGGGCGAACATCTCCTCCCCCTTGGGGGTGGAAACCCTCTGGGCAAGGCCACCGGTCTTGGCCACGACCCAGATGTCGGACGCGTAGGTGAAGGCGATGCGGGTGGCCGAGACATCGGGATACCGCATTAATCTCGCATCGATCTGGGCGTGGGCGGAGGCCCCCGCCGCCAGCACCATGGGCACCGTCAACCAGGTCAACGAACGCATAGCTATCTCCTGCAGGATGGATTCCTGCAAGGGTAACGCCGGAAGGGGGCCCGGGGTTTAGCTAGTCGGCCAGGGTGGAGAGGTCCCCCGGGTCCTCGCCCATCTCGATCGCCTTGAGGTAGCGGCGGACGATCTTCCCGGAGCGGGTCTTGGGCAGCGACGTGCGCACCTCGATTTCCGAAGGCGTCGCGATGGGGCCCAGGTCCTGGCGCACGTGGTCCTTCAGCGAGGCCAGGAGGCCGGGTCCCTGCTCGACGCCCACGCGCAGCACGACGAAGGCCTTGATGCGCTCACCCTTGACGGGGTCGGGGAGGCCGATGACGGCGGCTTCCGCCACGGCGGGGTGGCGCACCAGGGCGCCCTCG from Geothrix sp. 21YS21S-2 includes these protein-coding regions:
- a CDS encoding S41 family peptidase encodes the protein MRSLTWLTVPMVLAAGASAHAQIDARLMRYPDVSATRIAFTYASDIWVVAKTGGLAQRVSTPKGEEMFARFSPDGKEIAFSANYDGNMDVYVMPVGGGVPVRVTHNPAPDRVVGWTPDGKSILFASGMESGRDRFSKLFTVPKAGGLPQALPVPYGEFGALSPDGKTLAYMPISTDFRTWKRYRGGMASEIWFYDLEKKTSLRLPSEGGSNDSMPMWHGDTLYFLSDRDAVKRGNVWSYNMKTKAFKQITFFKEFDAHFPAIGPSDIVLEAGGRLHRIDLATESISEVKVEAVTDRAALKPRTDNASKLIRNASPSPQGKRAVFEARGEVFSVPAERGYVMNLTHTPGVAERFPSLSPDGRQVAYFSDRSGEYELCLKAADGSGEERQVTHLGPGFRYNIQWSPDGKRVVFGDQAMRIHVCELETGKVTAIDKGFFMMDGGMEQFRGSWSSDSRWFGYVIDSPRRNGVVKLYDTRDGKVTQATSPYYSAGDVAFDPEGKYLFLTTGQNFSPTYSDLDPTWVYANTTRLAAIPLRKDVASPVAARNDADADKKDEKKDDKKDEKKAEKKADKPAPKPVDIDLDGLEGRMVLLPPPAGNIADLAAVKGKLVYRRIPQQNPDGESKGNLHFYDLEEREEKTILADVDGAAVAAEGGKVLVKRKDTYAFLDIKADQKLDKKMPTADLPMEVDPAAEWRQIFNDTWRLERDLFYDPAMHGVDWKVMKARYGKLLDECATREDVNFVIGELISELNASHAYRGGGDVETPQRRAVGLLGADFALENGQFRIKKILRGASWDAAAKAPLAQPGLNVKEGDYLLAVDHVALDTKSDPWAAFQGLAGKTVLLTVNDKPGREGARDILVDTIGNEGPLRYQAWVEAMRAYVDKASGGRIGYIYVPDTGIGGQTDLVRQFQGQWDKEGLVIDERFNSGGQIPDRFTELLGRKVLNYWGVRDGKDWQWPVTAHNGPMAMLINGWSGSGGDCFPFYFRQAGLGPLIGRRTWGGLIGISGAPALIDGGNITVPTFGIYSTDGKWMIEGHGVDPDIEVIDDPALTAQGKDPQLDRAIREVEDALRKNPPKHPAKPAYPNKAGF